A stretch of DNA from Noviherbaspirillum sedimenti:
CAGCAGGTTCGACCTGCAACAAGGCCGGATATAAAACTGCAGCCTAGCCTGTCCAACAGCACACGATGAATTCCTTGGCAAACGGGAGGCGTCCATATAAAAATCATGACCGCACTCGTCATTGCCGAACACGACAACGCTACCCTCAAGGGCAGCACTGCACACACCGTCACCGCTGCCGCCGCCTGCGGCGGTGACGTCCACGTCCTCATCGTCGGCCACAACTGCGGCGCGGCTGCCGCAGCCGCAGCGAAGCTGGTGGGTGTTGGCAAAGTGCTGGTGGCCGATGCCGCGCATTTTGCCGATGGCCTGGCCGAGAATGTCGCGGCGCAGGTGCTGGCGCTGGCGAAGGACTACTCGCACATCCTCGCCCCCGCCACCGCCTATGGCAAGAACATTGCCCCGCGCGTGGCCGCGAAACTGGATGTCGGCCAGATTTCCGAAATCACCAAGGTCGATGCCCCCGACACCTTCGAGCGGCCGATCTATGCCGGCAATGCCATTGCCACGGTGCAATCCATTGATCCGATCAAGGTCATTACCGTACGCACCACCGGCTTTGACGCGGCTGCCGAGGGCGGTTCCGCTGCAGTGGAAACCCTTCCTGCCGTCGCCGATTTCGGCAAGTCGGCCTTCGTCTCGCGCGAAGTGGCGAAATCCGACCGTCCGGAACTGACTGCCGCCAAGGTGATCGTCTCGGGCGGGCGCGGCATGGGTTCGGGCGAAAGCTTCAAGATCCTCGAACCGCTGGCCGACAAGCTCAATGCCGCCATGGGCGCTTCGCGCGCCGCGGTGGATGCGGGTTACGTGCCGAATGACTGGCAAGTGGGGCAGACCGGCAAGATCGTTGCGCCCCAGCTGTATATCGCGGTGGGTATTTCCGGCGCCATCCAGCATCTGGCCGGCATGAAGGATTCAAAGGTGATCGTGGCGATCAACAAGGATGCCGAAGCGCCGATCTTCAGCGTGGCCGATTACGGCATCGTCGGCGACCTGTTCGACATCGTGCCGCAACTGGTCAAGGATCTCGGTTAAATAAGCTTTTGATCAAAAATATTAATCCAGGAAATTTGATGGGTTTGTTATTGGCAGCCGCTAAAGATTATTTAATCAATTAAGGAAATGCAATGCGTCTCATCCTTTTGGGAGCGCCTGGTGCCGGCAAGGGTACACAGGCCACTTTTATCAAAGAAAAATTCAATATTCCGCAGATTTCGACCGGTGACATGTTGCGCGCAGCCGTCAAGGCCGGCACCG
This window harbors:
- a CDS encoding electron transfer flavoprotein subunit alpha/FixB family protein, encoding MTALVIAEHDNATLKGSTAHTVTAAAACGGDVHVLIVGHNCGAAAAAAAKLVGVGKVLVADAAHFADGLAENVAAQVLALAKDYSHILAPATAYGKNIAPRVAAKLDVGQISEITKVDAPDTFERPIYAGNAIATVQSIDPIKVITVRTTGFDAAAEGGSAAVETLPAVADFGKSAFVSREVAKSDRPELTAAKVIVSGGRGMGSGESFKILEPLADKLNAAMGASRAAVDAGYVPNDWQVGQTGKIVAPQLYIAVGISGAIQHLAGMKDSKVIVAINKDAEAPIFSVADYGIVGDLFDIVPQLVKDLG